A genomic region of Papaver somniferum cultivar HN1 chromosome 7, ASM357369v1, whole genome shotgun sequence contains the following coding sequences:
- the LOC113294311 gene encoding uncharacterized protein LOC113294311, producing the protein MWFIWKERCDRIFEAKSKDNSVLNLEILRHFEFWSTKKGKSLRPAQKKKTNFKWKAPSMGSLKFNVDATWISESFSSTYAFIMRNESGDCERGKAGLAAGLNPQEAEAIGVWQTTVWANKKQIKNFSIEGDFESLFNYINGQNADVSWRAKAYMQEAHRLANLCNNFLGFVFVPRSGNQVADSIAKFAKNITNSFEWEMIPPICSKKQLLVDKSNIGSPINLILDGSTSSVTMTLSES; encoded by the coding sequence ATGTGGTTCATTTGGAAGGAGAGATGTGATAGAATCTTTGAAGCTAAAAGTAAAGACAACTCTGTTTTAAACTTAGAAATACTTAGACATTTTGAGTTTTGGTCCACAAAAAAAGGCAAGTCCTTGAGACCCGcacagaaaaagaaaaccaacttTAAATGGAAAGCACCTAGTATGGGAAGCCTAAAATTTAATGTTGATGCTACTTGGATTTCTGAATCTTTCTCTTCTACTTATGCTTTTATTATGAGAAATGAATCAGGAGACTGTGAAAGAGGGAAGGCAGGACTTGCAGCAGGTCTCAACCCACAAGAAGCAGAAGCTATAGGAGTATGGCAAACAACAGTTTGGGCCAACAAGAAGCAGATAAAGAACTTCAGTATTGAGGGTGATTTTGAAAGTCTTTTTAACTACATTAATGGTCAGAATGCAGACGTTTCTTGGAGAGCTAAAGCTTATATGCAAGAAGCTCACAGACTAGCTAATCTTTGCAACAACTTTTTGGGTTTTGTCTTTGTGCCTAGATCAGGAAATCAAGTGGCTGATAGTATAGCCAAATTtgctaaaaatataacaaactctttTGAATGGGAAATGATCCCACCTATTTGTAGTAAAAAACAACtcttagtagataaatctaatattgggAGTCCCATAAACCtcatattagatggctctacttcttCTGTAACCATGACTCTTTCAGAGTCCTAA